The genomic segment AATTTGGGTTGTTTAAACGAACAATAGGCATAAAATTAATGTTGTTTAAATAGTTACCAAACTCACTTTCTACTTCTGCCTTTGTTTTGTTTCCTTTGATAATAATTTGAGCTAATGTTCCTGTTTTTTTTGCGATTTCGAAACACTTATCAAAAATTTTATAGCTTTTATCTAAGTTTACTAAAATTTTACCTTTACAAACTTTTAAAGCTTCTTGTAGTGTTGGAATTTTGTGTGGAGTTTCATGACCAATTCCGTCTAAAAGTTGTAAAGTTTGTAAATATTCCCAAGTTAGTTCAGTTACTTTTCCTTTACCAGTTGTGGTTCTGTTAATTGTTTTGTCGTGCATTAAAACGAGTTGCCCATCTTTGGTTTCTTGCACATCTATTTCTACCATATCTACACCCATTTTTATACAATTTTTTATGGCTTGTATCGAATTTTCTGGTGCATTTCTCCAATCTCCTCTGTGAGCAACTACAATTACGTCTTCATTTTTAGAATCTTTTAAATTCTTAATTAAATTGTTAATTGTAACTACTTTTTTTGTTATAATTTTAGGTTCTTCTTTAGAGGTTGTCTCTTTACAACTCATTAAAGAAAGAAGAAATAGAAAACTATATAATAAGTGTGTTTTTTTCATCTTAATTATACCCTGGGTTTTGAACTAAACCTGTACTAGCCGCAATTTGGCTTGCAGGAATTGGCATTAATAAACTATTAGAATCTGTAATTCCAAGAACTGATTGTGCTCTTTCTTGACGTAATAAGTCGAACCAACGATGCCCCTCCCAAACCAATTCTAATCTTCTTTGTAAATCGATTTCATTAAAAACAGCATTTTTATCAGTTGTACCAATATATGGTGTTAACTGAGCTCTTTTTCTAATTTCATTTATATAGAAAATTGCTTGGTTTTGGTTGTTTAATTCATTTTCTATTTCAGCTAGCATTAGTATTACATCTGCATATCTTAAAACAACCCAATCGCTACCAGCATCATTTATTACTGTGGTTGGTGCTGTAATTTTGTTATTAAAAGCTTCACCACTAGGAAGTTTACCTACATATACGTCTTTACGAGTATCTGTGGCTGTATATAAATTGTAAAAAGATTCTTTTAAAACGCCATGTCCTTTGGCACCTCTTAAGGAATTTACAACTCTACTTGTTGGGTTAAACATTCTGTAGGCATCTGAACCTTCTTTATTTGTATTAATGCCTGAAGCATATTGTACAGCAAAAATAATTTCTTCATTTAATTCATTATCAATTGCAAAAACTTTATCTGAATCTATTAATTTAAAAATTTGTGTATCTACGACTTTTAATAGCTGTGTTTTTGCTTCTGCATATTCTTTTAAGGTTAAAGATACTTTGCCTAATAAAGTATATGCAGCAGATTTTACGACTCTACCTTTGTTACTGGCATTACGAGTTGGTAATTTAGAAATTGCGTCCTCTAAATCTGTTTTAATTTGTGCGTAAACTTCAGTGGTTGACGCTCTTTTTTGGTCGAAAAAATCTTGTGGATTTTCAACTTCATTAATAATTAAAGGAACATCACCAAAAATTCTTACTAAATTAAAGTAGTATAAAGCCCTAATGAATTTCATTTCTCCAATTCTGGCTTTTTTGGTGTCGTTATTTTCGTATGTAATATTTTCAATTCTATTAATAACAATATTGGCTCTTTGAATGCCTTTATATCCATCTTGCCAAATAGTACCTATTAAGCTATTTTGAGGAATTACATTATAATCGTCTAATTGCCCATAAACACCACCATCGTTTGCAGGTGTTGCATCGTAAGCATCTTCTCCTGGAATTTCTCCCATTGCAGGAATTGCTGTATTAAAATTTCCTGTAAATTGTAGGGTTGCATATACTGCATTTACAGCTTCTTCTAATTCTTTTTCATTGGTGTAAAATTTACCAGATACTTTATTGGAAATAGGTTCTTGTAACAATTCGTTTTGACAAGAAATAGTGGTTAAAGCGATTGTTATTAAAATTACTATAATACGTTTCATAATATTGTATTTTTTTAGTTTTTAAAGTTGAATTCTTGCACCTATTAAAAAAGTACGAGCAATTGGATAGTTTGCACCTGTATTATAACCAGAAGTTAGTACGTTAGAACTGGTTCCATCTGGGTTCCAACCTCTATATTTTGTGAGCGTAAAAACATTATTTGCAGAAAGATATAGTTGAAAACTAGATACTTTTATAGCTTTTAAAACTGAAGGAGAAAAATTGTAAGCTAAGCGAATGTTTCTAAGTCTTAAATAATCGCCATTATTTTTTTCTACCACAGAAGAACTTCTTAGTTGCTTTCTCGAGTTAGAAAAGTTTCCAAAGTTTGGTTGCCCTAAAAATCCGTTTGGATTGTTGGTTGGGTGGTATCTGTTTTCAAAATAATAAGTTGTTGGTACAGAAAACCCTTCTCCAGCTTCTGTTAACGAAGCCATATCTCCGTCCATTAAAGTTCTACCAGCAACGCCTGTAAAATCGAAACTAAAATTAAAGTTGTTATAAGCTACATTTGCACCAAAACCATAGGTAAAATCAGGTAAAAAAGAACCTTTAGAAACTTTGTCGCTTGTGTTTATCTTACCATCTTTATTAATATCTTTTACTTTATAGTCTCCTGTTAACGTTCCACTAAGATGAGGTGAATTGTCTATTTCTTTTTGTGTTTTATAAACACCTTCAATTTCATAACCATATATTTCTGCGATAGATTGACCGATTTTAGTTACAAAATTTTCATCTCTACCAGTACGTATTTCCTCTTGGTCTGGGCCTAAAGCCAACACCTTATTTTTATAGGTAGTAATATTTGCATTAAAACCAATGTTTAATGCACCTAACTTTAAATTATTGGCAGAAAGGTCTATTTCAAAACCCTTGTTTTCCATCTCACCAATGTTTGCTAACACTGTATTGTAACCCGTTTGTTGTGGTACCGGTAAGTTTAGTAACAAATCTGTTGTGTTGGTTTTGTAATATGCAGTACTTATATTTAGTTTATTAAATAAACGAAAATCTAAACCAATATTTAGAGAAGAAGCCACTTCCCAGCCTAAATTTGGGTTGGGAGAAGATGTGGTAATAAATCCAGGAGCTAAAGCATCATTAAGAATATAATTAGAGTCTGTAATTAAGGCTTGCGAACCATAGTTTCCTATTTGATTATTTCCTGTTTTACCCCAACTTGCAGAAAGTTTTCCAAAGTTTAGAATGTCGTTTTCTGGGAAAAAAGACTCTTTTGTAAAAATCCAACCAGCAGATAAAGAGGGAAAACTTCCCCAACGATTATTTACACCAAACCTTGAAGAGCCATCTG from the Polaribacter cellanae genome contains:
- a CDS encoding RagB/SusD family nutrient uptake outer membrane protein, whose product is MKRIIVILITIALTTISCQNELLQEPISNKVSGKFYTNEKELEEAVNAVYATLQFTGNFNTAIPAMGEIPGEDAYDATPANDGGVYGQLDDYNVIPQNSLIGTIWQDGYKGIQRANIVINRIENITYENNDTKKARIGEMKFIRALYYFNLVRIFGDVPLIINEVENPQDFFDQKRASTTEVYAQIKTDLEDAISKLPTRNASNKGRVVKSAAYTLLGKVSLTLKEYAEAKTQLLKVVDTQIFKLIDSDKVFAIDNELNEEIIFAVQYASGINTNKEGSDAYRMFNPTSRVVNSLRGAKGHGVLKESFYNLYTATDTRKDVYVGKLPSGEAFNNKITAPTTVINDAGSDWVVLRYADVILMLAEIENELNNQNQAIFYINEIRKRAQLTPYIGTTDKNAVFNEIDLQRRLELVWEGHRWFDLLRQERAQSVLGITDSNSLLMPIPASQIAASTGLVQNPGYN
- a CDS encoding glycerophosphodiester phosphodiesterase family protein encodes the protein MKKTHLLYSFLFLLSLMSCKETTSKEEPKIITKKVVTINNLIKNLKDSKNEDVIVVAHRGDWRNAPENSIQAIKNCIKMGVDMVEIDVQETKDGQLVLMHDKTINRTTTGKGKVTELTWEYLQTLQLLDGIGHETPHKIPTLQEALKVCKGKILVNLDKSYKIFDKCFEIAKKTGTLAQIIIKGNKTKAEVESEFGNYLNNINFMPIVRLNNPNSKKIVTDYLKDKNNIPVAFEFTVPQDTIALIKEFKNIREQGASIWVNSLWPKHNGGHDDEKAALNPKVYDWYLNNHIDIIQTDRPALLLSYLREKGKHQ